One Pochonia chlamydosporia 170 chromosome 5, whole genome shotgun sequence DNA segment encodes these proteins:
- a CDS encoding NAD dehydrogenase (similar to Neosartorya fischeri NRRL 181 XP_001262173.1) has protein sequence MTVNSNQPRVVIIGAGIVGVNLADELVSRGWGDITVVDQGPLDMPGGSTSHAPGLVFQTNASKTMTLFAKYTVEKFLSLEKDGQSCFNQVGGLELATTPERLEELKRKHGYASSWGVEARLITPDECIERYPQLNKEMVLGGLHIPSDGLALAARAVQLLISATREAGVKYIGSTLVTGIEQTEGRVSGVITNDSIIPADIIVSCAGFWGVEVGAMVGLSVPLLPMAHQYVRTTAVPGQKDQNPLPNSASLPILRYQDQDLYYREHGDQYGIGYYGHRPLPIVASTLGPTPEDVSEFKMPSRLDFTPEDFDPAWKLSRELLPALKETEIADGFNGIFSFTPDGGPLVGQSPTVDGFYVAEAVWVTHSAGVARALAEVLTTGKSQIDLAECEISRFEDVQLTPQYVSETSQQNFVEVYDILHPLQPRDSPRNLRVSPFYTRQKELGAFFLEAGAWERPYWFDTNEKLLKELPEEWQPVERDAWSSRYYSPIAVAEAWKTRTSVAMYDMTPLRRLEVSGPGAVGLLDWATTGNVSRKPGAVTYTLLLDEKGGVRSDITVARIRDDLFQVGVNGPVDLAYLSREARIQTKNAPDKPVQVRDITGGTCCVGLWGPRARDVISQVTSDDFSDKGLRYFRVKRASIAGIPVTAMRLSYVGELGWEIYASAENGLRLWDALWKAGESYGIIAAGRSAFNSLRLEKGFRSWGTDMTTEHNPWEAGVDFAVKMDKKGAFIGQSALKGVSKDTIARKLRCITVDDGKSMVLGKEPVFVNGKSEGYVTSAAFGFTIGKPIAYAYLPAAVSEGDSVELEYFGTRIPATVTAEPLYDPEMKRLRG, from the coding sequence ATGACTGTCAATTCAAATCAGCCGCGTGTCGTCATTATTGGCGCAGGGATAGTCGGGGTCAATCTTGCTGATGAGCTTGTTTCGCGTGGTTGGGGCGACATTACTGTCGTTGATCAAGGTCCACTGGACATGCCTGGAGGCTCAACTTCACATGCCCCAGGATTGGTGTTTCAAACCAACGCATCCAAGACTATGACTTTGTTTGCAAAGTACACTGTAGAAAAATTTCTGTCTCTGGAGAAGGATGGTCAGTCATGCTTCAACCAAGTCGGCGGACTTGAATTGGCCACCACGCCTGAGCGGCTTGAAGAGCTAAAGCGAAAGCACGGATATGCTTCTTCGTGGGGAGTCGAAGCACGCCTAATCACTCCTGATGAGTGCATCGAGAGATATCCCCagttgaacaaggaaatGGTTCTTGGCGGCCTTCACATTCCCAGCGACGGCTTAGCCCTGGCTGCCCGCGCCGTGCAATTGCTCATCTCGGCAACACGAGAAGCTGGAGTCAAGTACATTGGCTCAACCCTGGTCACTGGTATTGAACAGACTGAAGGCCGGGTGTCTGGAGTAATAACAAACGACAGTATCATACCTGCAGACATCATTGTGTCTTGTGCCGGCTTTTGGGGAGTTGAAGTCGGTGCCATGGTTGGCTTGTCGGTGCCTCTGTTGCCCATGGCTCACCAGTATGTGAGGACGACTGCAGTGCCGGGCCAAAAAGATCAAAACCCTTTGCCAAACAGCGCTAGCCTACCGATATTGCGCTACCAAGATCAAGATCTCTACTACAGAGAGCACGGGGACCAGTATGGAATTGGATATTACGGTCATCGCCCGCTTCCGATTGTTGCCTCAACACTAGGTCCAACTCCAGAGGATGTGAGCGAGTTCAAAATGCCCTCTCGGCTCGATTTCACACCTGAAGACTTTGATCCAGCATGGAAGTTGTCGAGAGAATTGCTGCCAGCCCTCAAGGAAACGGAAATTGCTGATGGGTTCAATGGAATATTTTCGTTCACGCCCGACGGTGGCCCTCTTGTTGGCCAATCTCCAACAGTAGATGGGTTTTATGTCGCCGAAGCCGTTTGGGTCACACATTCAGCCGGCGTGGCTCGCGCTTTGGCTGAAGTTCTCACCACGGGCAAGTCGCAAATCGACTTGGCTGAGTGCGAGATATCACGGTTTGAGGATGTCCAGCTCACTCCGCAATATGTCAGTGAAACATCACAGCAAAACTTTGTAGAGGTATACGATATACTGCATCCTCTACAGCCGCGAGACTCCCCGCGCAATCTACGGGTGAGCCCATTCTATACTCGTCAGAAGGAGCTGGGCGCGTTCTTCCTGGAAGCCGGCGCCTGGGAGCGGCCATACTGGTTTGACACAAACGAGAAATTGCTCAAAGAGTTGCCGGAGGAGTGGCAACCAGTTGAACGGGACGCGTGGTCAAGCAGATACTACTCACccattgctgttgcggaAGCCTGGAAGACGCGGACGTCTGTAGCCATGTACGACATGACTCCTCTCAGGCGTCTAGAGGTATCAGGGCCAGGCGCTGTCGGGTTGTTGGACTGGGCCACGACAGGAAATGTCTCGAGGAAGCCAGGGGCGGTAACTTACACGCTACTCCTTGACGAGAAGGGCGGCGTTCGCAGCGACATCACGGTCGCTAGAATTCGTGATGATTTATTCCAAGTTGGCGTGAATGGACCAGTCGACCTCGCATATCTCTCTCGCGAGGCACGCATTCAAACCAAGAACGCGCCTGACAAACCTGTTCAAGTACGCGATATTACTGGCGGCACCTGTTGTGTTGGTCTCTGGGGTCCCAGGGCTCGAGATGTGATTTCTCAGGTCACCTCAGACGATTTTTCCGACAAGGGGCTCCGTTATTTCCGCGTCAAGAGGGCAAGCATTGCAGGCATTCCCGTAACGGCTATGCGCCTTTCGTACGTTGGCGAGCTTGGATGGGAAATCTATGCGAGCGCGGAGAATGGCCTGAGGCTGTGGGATGCGCTCTGGAAAGCGGGGGAGTCTTATGGAATCATTGCGGCCGGCCGAAGCGCCTTCAATTCACTGCGTCTCGAAAAGGGATTTCGCTCGTGGGGAACCGACATGACGACCGAGCACAATCCGTGGGAAGCTGGTGTCGATTTCGCTGTCAAGATGGATAAAAAAGGAGCATTCATCGGTCAATCCGCCCTCAAAGGTGTGTCAAAGGACACCATCGCTAGAAAGCTGCGTTGCATCAccgttgatgatggaaagTCGATGGTATTGGGCAAGGAGCCAGTgtttgtcaatggcaagtcaGAGGGCTATGTCACAAGCGCCGCGTTTGGGTTTACCATTGGCAAGCCCATTGCCTATGCCTATCTGCCCGCTGCGGTATCTGAAGGGGACAGTGTAGAGCTGGAGTATTTTGGGACTCGTATTCCAGCGACTGTAACCGCAGAACCGCTTTATGACCCCGAAATGAAGCGACTTCGCGGATGA